A single region of the Hoeflea prorocentri genome encodes:
- a CDS encoding DUF3788 domain-containing protein gives MNKSEDQRNSEAAVRIVSPDAPPDARTVKSWIGASAYDYWRRLGEMIDALYPGVFVPEWLNGGKKHGWSLRYKKSRSFCTFIPERNAFKLQITFGSKERSKVALVRDQISPGTLEAYDNATTYHDGKWLLLTVDDDVILHDTKVLLSIKRKPKANSNS, from the coding sequence ATGAACAAGAGTGAAGATCAGAGAAACTCCGAGGCTGCTGTAAGGATCGTCAGTCCGGATGCCCCGCCGGACGCCCGCACCGTCAAAAGCTGGATTGGGGCATCTGCTTACGACTACTGGCGCCGGCTTGGTGAGATGATTGACGCGCTTTATCCGGGCGTCTTCGTGCCCGAATGGCTGAATGGCGGGAAGAAGCACGGCTGGTCCTTACGATACAAAAAGAGCCGGTCGTTCTGTACCTTCATACCGGAGCGGAACGCTTTCAAACTCCAGATCACCTTCGGATCCAAGGAACGTTCGAAGGTGGCGCTTGTGAGAGACCAAATCTCGCCCGGGACATTGGAAGCCTATGACAATGCTACGACATATCATGACGGCAAGTGGTTGCTTCTTACGGTCGACGATGACGTCATCTTGCACGACACCAAGGTGCTTTTGAGCATCAAGCGGAAACCCAAGGCGAATTCAAACAGCTGA
- a CDS encoding ABC transporter permease has product MTLIEAVLLTVTTAATPLLLAALGELVVERSGVLNLGVEGMIVMGAAIAFVAAKMTGNPYFGALLGALAGCAFSLLFGFLTLTLVTNQVATGLALTILGLGLSGMIGESYVGEPGVQLEPISFPFLSELPLVGPLLFAQDIIFYLSIAAVIGVSWFLFRSRLGLQLRAIGDSHGSAHALGISVIKTRYCAVMFGGLCAGLAGAQLSLVYTPQWVENMSAGRGWIALALVVFASWRPLRVLAGAYLFGAVTIGQLHAQALGIAIPSQFLSALPYLATIVVLVIISRNRRLTLMNTPASLGQPFVPDR; this is encoded by the coding sequence ATGACCCTGATTGAAGCTGTTCTCCTCACAGTCACGACGGCCGCTACACCGTTGCTTCTTGCGGCCCTTGGCGAACTTGTCGTCGAGCGGTCCGGTGTCCTGAATCTCGGCGTTGAAGGCATGATCGTCATGGGTGCAGCCATTGCATTCGTAGCGGCAAAAATGACCGGAAATCCGTATTTTGGTGCACTACTCGGCGCATTGGCCGGCTGCGCGTTTTCTCTGTTGTTCGGGTTCCTGACCTTGACGCTCGTCACGAACCAGGTTGCAACAGGTCTGGCCCTGACAATCCTCGGGCTTGGTCTGTCCGGAATGATCGGCGAAAGCTATGTCGGAGAACCCGGTGTTCAACTCGAGCCGATCAGCTTTCCGTTCCTGAGCGAACTTCCCCTGGTCGGCCCGCTGCTGTTCGCGCAGGACATCATTTTCTACCTGTCTATTGCCGCAGTGATCGGAGTGAGCTGGTTCCTTTTCAGATCACGCCTCGGCCTCCAGCTCCGCGCCATAGGCGACAGCCATGGTTCGGCGCATGCGCTCGGCATCTCAGTCATCAAGACGCGGTATTGTGCGGTTATGTTTGGCGGGTTGTGTGCCGGGCTTGCGGGAGCGCAGTTGTCCCTGGTTTACACGCCGCAATGGGTTGAGAACATGTCTGCCGGGCGTGGATGGATTGCGCTTGCCCTGGTCGTGTTCGCAAGCTGGCGTCCGCTGCGCGTCCTTGCCGGCGCGTATCTCTTCGGTGCGGTAACCATCGGCCAACTGCATGCGCAGGCCCTGGGCATCGCTATTCCATCGCAGTTCCTGTCGGCGCTGCCTTACCTGGCGACGATCGTTGTGCTGGTTATAATCTCTCGCAATCGGCGACTGACGCTGATGAACACACCGGCCTCACTTGGCCAGCCATTTGTTCCCGACCGTTAA
- a CDS encoding BMP family ABC transporter substrate-binding protein has translation MKKTLLALAAVAAFSFAASAAQAATKVCFVYVGPKNDGGWSEAHDIGRQEIENHFGDKVETVFLENVSEGPDAERAIERLARSGCNLIFTTSFGFMEPTLKVAKKFPDVKFEHATGYKTAPNVTNYNSRFYQGRYIQGQIAGKMSEVGVAGYIASFPIPEVVMGINSFLLGAQSVNPDFQLKVVWVNTWADAGKEADAAKALIDQGVDILTQHTDTTAPMQIAAERGIKAFGQALDMIEAGPETQLTAIIDSWGPYYIKRTQAVMDGTWESQSTWDGLVDGILTMAPYTNMPDDVMKMAMETEAKITNGEFEPFTGPITKQDGSEWLKEGEVADDGSLLSMNFYIKGVDDQLPQ, from the coding sequence ATGAAAAAAACACTATTGGCTCTCGCAGCCGTCGCAGCATTCAGTTTTGCGGCCTCGGCTGCTCAGGCAGCGACCAAAGTCTGCTTTGTCTATGTCGGCCCGAAAAATGACGGCGGCTGGAGTGAGGCGCACGATATCGGCCGCCAGGAGATTGAGAACCATTTCGGCGATAAGGTCGAGACGGTCTTTCTGGAGAATGTCTCCGAGGGTCCGGACGCGGAACGCGCCATTGAACGCCTTGCCAGATCCGGCTGCAACCTGATCTTCACCACATCCTTCGGCTTCATGGAGCCGACATTGAAAGTCGCAAAGAAGTTCCCGGATGTGAAGTTCGAACACGCGACCGGCTACAAGACCGCACCGAATGTAACGAACTACAATTCCCGTTTCTATCAGGGCCGTTACATTCAGGGCCAGATTGCCGGCAAGATGTCGGAAGTAGGTGTTGCCGGATACATTGCATCTTTCCCGATCCCTGAAGTTGTCATGGGTATCAACTCCTTCCTGCTGGGCGCTCAGTCGGTCAATCCGGATTTCCAGCTCAAGGTTGTCTGGGTCAACACATGGGCCGATGCGGGTAAGGAAGCCGATGCCGCCAAGGCTCTGATTGACCAGGGCGTCGATATCCTGACCCAGCATACCGACACGACTGCGCCCATGCAGATCGCCGCAGAACGCGGGATCAAGGCTTTCGGCCAGGCTCTCGATATGATCGAGGCGGGTCCTGAAACGCAGCTTACGGCCATTATCGACAGCTGGGGTCCGTACTATATCAAGCGGACACAGGCCGTCATGGACGGAACCTGGGAAAGCCAGTCGACTTGGGACGGTCTCGTAGACGGCATCCTGACCATGGCGCCTTACACGAACATGCCTGACGACGTTATGAAGATGGCGATGGAAACTGAAGCCAAGATCACCAACGGCGAGTTTGAACCATTCACCGGTCCGATCACCAAGCAGGATGGTTCGGAGTGGCTGAAAGAAGGCGAGGTTGCTGATGACGGATCGCTTCTAAGCATGAACTTCTATATCAAGGGTGTTGACGATCAGCTTCCGCAATAA
- a CDS encoding ABC transporter ATP-binding protein, with translation MADNEVGRDECLLEVRGLTKIFGELRANDGIDLEIRSSEIHALLGENGAGKSTLVKMLFGSLEPTSGQILWKGNRVRISSPGQARRLGIGMVFQHFSLFEALTVAENIALSMDGNVSIENISEQAATLSREYGLPLDPHAHVADLSVGERQRIEIVRTLLQNPELIILDEPTSVLTPQEADRLFETLEKIKSEGRSVLYISHRLEEVQRICDRATVLRHGELTGDCDPRTETPASLARMMVGSEVKTVSNTGGKVSDDILIEAKNLSAPARTPFAVALKDINLVVRGGEVIGIAGVAGNGQSELFDVLSGEELAQNRADIRICGTDAGRLGISARRLLGAGFVPEERHGHAAVSSMTLSENMVLARHKSDSDAFLTGGPLKIIRYNAVLDASERIIKEMDVRMSGEDPDASSLSGGNLQKYIVGRELDRKPAAIVVNQPTWGVDAGAASRIRQALIDLAEAGSAVVVISQDLDEIFEVATSIAVINEGRLSAAEPASQMTLERIGLLMGGIHGEDTPVAETGLEPAHAH, from the coding sequence TTGGCTGACAACGAAGTTGGGCGCGATGAGTGCCTGCTGGAAGTACGTGGCTTGACCAAGATATTTGGTGAGCTTCGTGCCAATGACGGGATCGACCTGGAAATCAGATCGAGCGAAATACATGCCCTGCTGGGCGAAAACGGCGCCGGAAAATCAACACTCGTCAAAATGCTTTTTGGTTCGCTTGAGCCGACATCCGGGCAGATTCTGTGGAAGGGTAATAGGGTTCGGATCTCGAGTCCGGGTCAGGCGCGCCGTCTTGGCATCGGCATGGTGTTTCAGCATTTCTCCCTTTTTGAAGCGCTGACAGTCGCCGAGAACATCGCACTCTCCATGGACGGCAATGTTTCCATTGAGAACATTTCGGAGCAGGCGGCGACGCTTTCGCGGGAATATGGCTTGCCGCTTGATCCGCACGCTCATGTCGCGGACCTGTCAGTGGGAGAACGGCAACGCATCGAGATTGTCCGCACACTTTTGCAGAACCCCGAACTCATTATCCTCGATGAGCCTACGTCGGTTTTGACGCCTCAGGAGGCAGACAGGCTGTTCGAGACGCTTGAGAAAATCAAATCCGAGGGCCGGTCGGTTCTTTATATTAGTCACCGCCTGGAAGAGGTGCAGCGGATCTGCGACCGGGCAACGGTGCTGCGCCATGGCGAGCTGACCGGTGACTGCGACCCCCGCACAGAGACCCCGGCCTCGCTGGCGCGCATGATGGTCGGCTCAGAGGTGAAAACCGTCTCCAACACCGGCGGAAAAGTGTCCGATGACATTCTCATCGAGGCCAAAAACCTTTCCGCACCGGCACGCACGCCCTTCGCCGTGGCGCTCAAGGATATCAACCTGGTTGTCCGAGGCGGTGAGGTCATCGGGATCGCCGGCGTCGCGGGTAACGGGCAAAGCGAGCTGTTTGACGTTTTGTCCGGTGAGGAACTGGCGCAGAACCGCGCCGATATACGCATTTGCGGCACGGACGCCGGCCGCCTTGGCATCTCGGCAAGACGGCTCCTTGGCGCGGGCTTCGTTCCCGAAGAACGCCACGGTCACGCTGCAGTCTCGTCGATGACGCTGTCCGAAAACATGGTGCTCGCCCGGCACAAGTCAGATTCGGATGCCTTCCTGACTGGCGGTCCCTTGAAAATCATACGGTATAACGCCGTGCTCGACGCGTCCGAGCGCATCATCAAGGAGATGGACGTACGCATGTCGGGCGAAGACCCGGATGCATCGTCACTGTCCGGCGGCAATCTGCAAAAATACATCGTCGGCAGGGAACTCGACCGCAAACCGGCTGCCATCGTGGTCAACCAGCCCACCTGGGGTGTCGATGCCGGTGCGGCCAGCCGCATCAGACAGGCGCTGATCGATCTGGCGGAAGCCGGATCCGCCGTGGTTGTCATCAGCCAGGATCTCGACGAGATATTCGAGGTGGCGACCAGCATCGCCGTGATCAATGAGGGGCGGTTGTCTGCTGCCGAACCCGCCTCGCAGATGACGCTTGAACGCATCGGCCTCCTGATGGGTGGCATCCATGGAGAAGACACACCGGTCGCGGAAACGGGATTGGAGCCAGCCCATGCGCATTGA
- a CDS encoding NAD(P)-dependent alcohol dehydrogenase → MAQKMKAAVFVEPGRIVLEDKTIPDIGSNDALIRLTTTTICGTDVHILKGEYPVAKGLTIGHEPVGVIEKLGKNVHGYHEGQRIIAGAICPSGYSNACLDGLCAQDGQSAAHGLKPMGGWRFGNTIDGSQAEYLRVPDAMANLAPVPDGLTDEQVLMCPDIMSTGFAGAESGNIKIGDTVAVFAQGPIGLCATAGAKLRGASTIIAVETVPERIEMAKRVGADVVIDFNKTDPVDEVLRLTNGRGVDVAIEALGLQSTFEASLKVLKPGGTLSSLGVYAEDLSIPLSAFHAGLGDHKIVTSLCPGGKERMRRLMNVIESDRIDLTPLVTHHYKLEQIEEAYELFANQRDGVLKIAITP, encoded by the coding sequence ATCCGGCTGACAACCACCACAATCTGCGGAACCGACGTTCACATTCTCAAGGGTGAATATCCAGTCGCCAAAGGACTGACAATTGGCCATGAGCCGGTCGGCGTGATCGAGAAGCTCGGCAAGAATGTTCACGGCTATCACGAGGGACAGAGGATTATCGCCGGCGCTATCTGCCCCAGTGGCTATTCGAACGCATGCCTGGACGGGCTTTGTGCACAGGACGGCCAGAGCGCCGCACACGGACTGAAGCCGATGGGTGGTTGGCGTTTCGGCAATACGATTGATGGTTCCCAGGCAGAGTATCTTCGGGTGCCGGACGCCATGGCAAATCTGGCGCCGGTCCCTGACGGTCTGACCGACGAACAGGTGCTTATGTGCCCGGACATCATGTCGACGGGTTTTGCCGGAGCCGAGTCGGGCAATATCAAGATCGGCGACACCGTCGCGGTATTTGCGCAGGGTCCGATCGGACTTTGCGCAACAGCAGGTGCCAAACTTCGCGGTGCGTCAACGATCATCGCCGTGGAGACGGTTCCCGAGCGGATCGAAATGGCAAAACGTGTCGGGGCCGATGTCGTGATCGACTTCAACAAGACAGATCCGGTCGACGAAGTCTTGCGGCTCACGAACGGTCGCGGGGTTGATGTGGCAATCGAAGCACTGGGATTGCAGTCGACTTTTGAGGCCAGTCTCAAGGTCCTGAAACCGGGCGGAACGCTGTCAAGCCTTGGTGTCTACGCTGAGGACCTGTCGATCCCGCTGTCTGCTTTTCATGCGGGACTGGGAGACCACAAGATCGTCACGTCGTTGTGCCCTGGCGGAAAGGAGCGGATGCGCCGATTGATGAATGTCATCGAGTCGGACCGTATCGACCTTACGCCACTGGTGACGCACCACTACAAACTGGAGCAGATCGAGGAGGCTTACGAGCTGTTTGCGAACCAGCGCGACGGCGTGCTCAAAATCGCCATTACTCCATAG
- a CDS encoding GNAT family N-acetyltransferase, whose protein sequence is MSKLDFEIRPFTETDLPTLQEVRKAAFAPVFQSFRSIMGKDIARFAYADAEIDQGAHLDEMCRQGSDHKVYVATVASQVVGFCGYTANLGSKVGEVGLNAVHPDLAGAGIGTAMYSYVLAKMKKEGMAVATVSTGLDPSHEPARRAYYKAGFERGIPSIWLLKKL, encoded by the coding sequence ATGAGCAAACTGGATTTTGAAATTCGCCCCTTTACCGAAACCGATCTACCAACGTTGCAAGAGGTGCGTAAAGCGGCTTTCGCGCCCGTGTTTCAGTCTTTCCGGTCAATCATGGGCAAAGACATTGCCCGATTTGCCTATGCCGACGCCGAAATTGATCAGGGCGCACACCTTGATGAGATGTGCCGTCAAGGCTCCGATCACAAGGTTTACGTTGCAACTGTCGCCAGTCAGGTCGTGGGGTTTTGTGGTTACACGGCAAACCTCGGAAGCAAAGTCGGAGAGGTTGGTCTAAATGCCGTTCATCCAGACCTTGCTGGCGCAGGTATCGGAACCGCCATGTACAGTTATGTTCTGGCAAAGATGAAAAAGGAAGGCATGGCGGTTGCAACGGTGAGTACAGGCCTCGACCCAAGCCATGAACCCGCTCGACGAGCCTACTATAAAGCGGGCTTTGAACGGGGCATTCCATCCATCTGGCTGCTCAAAAAGCTATAA
- a CDS encoding S41 family peptidase produces MKPFPWGTGTFYRYIFAILICLVLGMPVAAEPKKYMSAQKFKDDLFETYNTLKRFHPHLYAHTSPEELDKLHAELMSSVSGIVSINEAYLSIYELVGAVCDEHTLLLPDKPHLLPSYEGWPWFRYHLIVAHEKLFSENPDTNAKDEIVSINGINASDIVKALTKKVGHDGCLNDEYFFVSDNLNVSGQLVSAIIGARGPFDILTKSPGANDISKSKLEANSHWKSRVDKGKFRSAELRSLGKLLQEEGFVRPIDDPSVRPRELDYRYSVKRNLAYLNINSFGDTEVATRGVELVMRDIINKKPDALFIDLVDNSGGAISTTQLIAAFLLPTSHRLFSRKIMRDVSRQLPVNFEFLDETAENWRQHNLKYFRRIRPKNGVRIERTPKRSLGKPDYKGPIYILVNPKTRSASIRLTTVLKLLRDAKIVGAVSAAHATVFCARASGGFTLKNSGFILQVPDVCFENPEAKFAKEGRLSPDIEIDPLGVELANFRASAFRAALDHYDNETGHKERN; encoded by the coding sequence ATGAAACCTTTCCCATGGGGCACCGGCACCTTTTATCGATACATCTTTGCAATCTTGATTTGTTTGGTGCTTGGCATGCCTGTCGCAGCCGAACCCAAGAAATACATGTCAGCGCAAAAGTTCAAAGACGATTTATTCGAAACATACAATACCCTTAAGCGTTTTCACCCGCACCTCTATGCACACACATCTCCTGAGGAATTGGACAAGCTCCACGCGGAGTTAATGAGTTCCGTATCCGGGATAGTTTCGATTAATGAAGCATATCTCTCCATTTATGAGCTTGTTGGCGCCGTGTGTGACGAGCACACGCTTCTGCTTCCCGATAAACCACATCTGCTTCCGAGCTATGAAGGCTGGCCGTGGTTTCGATATCACCTGATCGTTGCGCACGAAAAACTCTTTTCCGAAAACCCTGACACGAATGCTAAAGACGAAATCGTTTCAATCAATGGTATCAATGCATCAGACATCGTAAAAGCGCTGACCAAAAAGGTTGGCCATGACGGCTGTCTGAATGACGAATATTTTTTTGTTTCAGACAACCTGAATGTCTCTGGTCAGTTAGTCAGCGCAATTATCGGTGCGCGCGGGCCATTTGATATCCTAACCAAATCCCCCGGCGCCAACGACATCTCCAAGAGCAAGTTGGAAGCCAACAGCCATTGGAAATCCAGAGTTGATAAGGGCAAGTTTAGGAGCGCTGAGCTGCGCAGTCTGGGCAAGCTCCTACAAGAGGAAGGTTTTGTTCGTCCGATAGATGACCCTTCTGTACGCCCCAGGGAACTCGATTATCGGTATTCTGTAAAAAGAAACCTTGCGTATTTGAACATAAACTCCTTTGGAGACACCGAAGTCGCCACGCGGGGGGTCGAACTCGTTATGCGCGACATCATAAACAAAAAACCGGACGCACTCTTTATCGACCTGGTGGACAACAGCGGCGGCGCAATTTCTACGACGCAATTGATCGCCGCGTTTCTTCTCCCGACATCTCATCGCCTTTTCAGCAGGAAGATTATGCGGGATGTCTCGCGGCAACTACCAGTGAACTTTGAATTTCTCGATGAGACGGCTGAGAACTGGCGGCAGCACAATCTCAAATACTTCAGAAGGATAAGGCCGAAAAACGGCGTGCGCATTGAACGCACACCCAAACGATCCCTCGGCAAACCGGACTATAAAGGACCGATATATATTCTGGTCAATCCCAAAACACGTTCTGCCTCGATTAGGCTAACCACTGTGCTGAAGTTATTGCGAGATGCAAAAATTGTAGGTGCTGTTTCCGCAGCGCATGCAACCGTATTCTGCGCCCGGGCAAGCGGCGGCTTTACCTTAAAGAATAGCGGATTTATTCTTCAGGTTCCTGACGTTTGCTTTGAAAATCCGGAGGCAAAATTTGCCAAGGAGGGTCGTCTGTCACCCGACATAGAAATCGATCCGTTGGGTGTTGAACTTGCCAACTTCCGAGCATCTGCTTTTCGTGCAGCCCTCGATCATTATGACAATGAGACAGGGCATAAGGAAAGAAATTGA
- a CDS encoding thioredoxin domain-containing protein gives MKKHGNSNRSSRGKSKEQKKTGQTPDKGRRNFLRLARNGAIGVVAVGGVGVFFVQNVRSSMHEHDLSRITNGKPTVVQIHDPQCTMCLALQKQARRALNQFDDNEIDYVVANIRTNEGRALADQYGVPHVTLLLFDEKGEHKSTLRGQRQSRELATAFRLLVSG, from the coding sequence ATGAAAAAGCACGGAAATTCAAACCGCTCCTCGAGAGGTAAATCGAAAGAACAGAAAAAAACCGGCCAGACGCCCGACAAGGGCCGCCGCAACTTTCTTCGCCTGGCGCGTAACGGTGCCATCGGTGTTGTCGCAGTCGGTGGCGTTGGTGTGTTTTTCGTTCAAAACGTCAGAAGTTCGATGCATGAGCATGACCTGTCGCGCATAACCAATGGCAAGCCGACAGTCGTGCAGATCCACGATCCGCAATGCACCATGTGCCTTGCCTTGCAAAAACAGGCCCGCCGGGCGCTGAACCAGTTCGATGACAACGAGATCGATTATGTCGTCGCAAACATCAGAACGAACGAGGGCAGAGCGCTCGCCGATCAGTATGGCGTTCCGCATGTCACGCTTCTGCTGTTTGACGAGAAGGGCGAACACAAGTCGACCTTACGAGGTCAGCGCCAGAGCAGGGAACTGGCGACAGCGTTTCGCCTGCTTGTCTCCGGGTAG
- a CDS encoding ABC transporter permease, translating to MRIELERRPSHSALFSVLSPFIALALTVIAGAIIFSAMGKNPVHALYSFFIEPLTEVWSLHELAIKAAPLILIAVGLSVCFRSNNWNIGAEGQFIIGGVFGSVLPIMFHEWNSVLVLPIMMIMGMIGGALYASIPAFLKTRFNTNEILSSLMLVYVAQLFLDWIVRGPWRNPEGFNFPESREFHVNAILPEILPTSGRADWGIMFAVVATILTWFMMRYMLKGFEVSVLGQSARAGRFAGFSTTKMVFFAFIFSGALAGLAGISEVSGSIEQLQPVISPGYGFTAIIVAFLGRLNPLGIFAAGLILALTYLGGEAAQISIGLPDKIARVFQGLLLFFVLACDTLIHYRIKIHTAERANVAGEGA from the coding sequence ATGCGCATTGAGCTTGAACGCCGACCATCCCACTCCGCGCTCTTTTCGGTCCTGTCGCCTTTCATCGCCCTGGCCCTGACGGTTATCGCCGGGGCGATCATCTTCTCGGCAATGGGCAAGAACCCGGTACACGCGCTCTATAGCTTCTTCATTGAACCGCTTACCGAAGTCTGGTCCCTGCACGAGCTTGCCATCAAGGCAGCACCGCTTATCCTTATCGCGGTCGGGCTTTCGGTCTGTTTCCGCTCCAATAACTGGAATATCGGCGCCGAAGGGCAGTTCATTATCGGTGGCGTTTTCGGTTCGGTCCTGCCCATCATGTTCCACGAATGGAACTCGGTTCTAGTCCTTCCGATCATGATGATCATGGGTATGATCGGCGGCGCGCTCTATGCATCGATTCCCGCATTTCTGAAGACCCGGTTCAATACCAACGAAATCCTCTCCAGCCTCATGCTGGTCTATGTGGCGCAGCTGTTCCTTGACTGGATTGTTCGCGGTCCATGGCGCAACCCGGAAGGGTTCAACTTTCCCGAAAGCCGCGAGTTTCACGTAAACGCCATTCTGCCGGAAATCCTGCCGACATCGGGCCGCGCGGATTGGGGCATTATGTTCGCTGTTGTCGCAACCATTCTGACCTGGTTCATGATGCGCTACATGCTCAAGGGTTTCGAGGTGTCCGTCCTCGGTCAGTCCGCCCGGGCAGGGCGCTTTGCCGGGTTTTCCACCACCAAAATGGTATTTTTCGCTTTCATATTTTCAGGGGCTTTGGCGGGGCTCGCCGGCATCTCGGAGGTGTCGGGCTCAATTGAGCAGTTGCAGCCGGTCATTTCGCCCGGTTACGGCTTTACGGCCATCATCGTTGCATTCCTTGGCAGGCTGAACCCGCTCGGCATTTTCGCAGCCGGCCTGATCCTCGCTCTGACCTATCTCGGAGGCGAAGCCGCTCAGATTTCAATCGGTCTGCCCGACAAGATCGCCCGTGTCTTCCAGGGCCTGCTTCTCTTCTTCGTCCTGGCCTGTGACACACTGATCCACTATCGGATCAAGATCCATACGGCGGAGCGAGCCAATGTGGCCGGGGAGGGCGCTTGA
- a CDS encoding acyl-CoA thioesterase, which produces MSQERPRGELTIRTMAMPADTNAAGDIFGGWVVSQMDFAAGIAAGQRAHGRVVTIAIDAMKFIRPVKVGDVVCVYTFIEKIGRTSMQIHVEAWVLRDRYGEHEKVTDALFTFVAVNADGHPVPVSKDNGEN; this is translated from the coding sequence ATGAGCCAGGAGCGACCCCGCGGGGAACTTACCATCCGAACGATGGCCATGCCGGCAGATACCAACGCGGCCGGTGATATATTCGGCGGCTGGGTCGTGTCGCAGATGGATTTTGCCGCCGGCATTGCAGCGGGACAACGCGCCCATGGACGTGTCGTGACAATTGCCATTGATGCGATGAAGTTCATCCGGCCTGTGAAGGTCGGCGATGTGGTCTGCGTTTATACCTTTATTGAAAAGATTGGACGGACATCAATGCAGATCCATGTCGAGGCCTGGGTCCTGCGCGATCGCTACGGTGAGCACGAGAAGGTCACAGATGCCTTGTTCACCTTCGTGGCAGTGAATGCTGATGGGCATCCGGTCCCCGTTTCCAAAGACAACGGAGAAAACTAG
- a CDS encoding L,D-transpeptidase, with the protein MKKTPTGSTRRAFLGACGSFGLLTAAGCTVTADPNKAPANSRFGPLTGRALYPALPNEKFPIPAVKPGELKPKYQRQRVNYKTSEKPGTVVVDTRNFYLYHVEPNGQAMRYGVGLGRAGFAWSGRARIAWKRKWPTWTPPASMIRREPHLVKWSAENGGMPPGLNNPLGSRALYIFQGNRDTLYRLHGTPEIASIGRAVSSGCVRLVNHDVIHLYDRVKPGSAIVVI; encoded by the coding sequence ATGAAAAAAACACCTACGGGCAGCACCCGCCGGGCCTTTTTGGGCGCTTGCGGCAGCTTTGGCCTGCTGACCGCCGCCGGATGCACGGTTACGGCCGATCCGAATAAAGCGCCAGCCAATTCGAGGTTCGGTCCGCTAACAGGCAGGGCACTTTATCCGGCCTTGCCAAACGAAAAGTTCCCCATTCCGGCTGTTAAGCCGGGAGAACTTAAACCCAAATATCAACGCCAGCGCGTCAACTATAAAACCTCTGAGAAACCCGGAACCGTTGTCGTCGACACGCGCAACTTCTACCTTTATCACGTCGAGCCGAACGGGCAGGCCATGCGTTACGGAGTGGGCCTCGGCAGGGCAGGATTTGCCTGGTCCGGACGTGCACGCATTGCCTGGAAACGCAAATGGCCAACGTGGACCCCGCCGGCCTCAATGATCAGGCGCGAGCCGCATCTGGTCAAATGGAGCGCAGAGAATGGCGGCATGCCGCCAGGGCTCAACAATCCACTGGGGTCACGTGCGCTCTATATCTTTCAGGGCAACCGGGACACGCTTTACCGGCTTCACGGAACACCCGAAATCGCGTCCATCGGACGCGCCGTTTCAAGCGGCTGCGTGCGCCTCGTCAATCATGATGTCATCCACCTCTACGACCGTGTGAAACCCGGTTCGGCCATCGTGGTGATCTGA